A single region of the Paraburkholderia sp. SOS3 genome encodes:
- a CDS encoding type IV pilus twitching motility protein PilT, with protein sequence MTHHPSELRDLTREILDLVDGSRVFTDIHIEQDRPIMIKTPRGWIEAEGGPVLLDEMSPLLASIDEQWDERLAHGALDRPYVLTRCRLRCHVFRTSGGRKTVISIRRLPLNPLPLDKLGLPAYIRTMLESSKGIVFVTGPTGSGKTTTIASLLDHINRTRSCHIVTIEQPIEYGLESHQSIISQREVPTDTPSFSTGMREVLRQRPDVIMVGEIRDLETAEAVLQAGESGHLVFATMHTSSALNTLTRLLSFFPAEQRERHASSLANSLIGVICQSLVPSEDGNQLVLASELLFNHNQQVSALLVDPAKIHFLAEFIRRKEDNMSRSLNEHLAQLVAKEVISGRDALRSTYHRIELHELLASSTNR encoded by the coding sequence ATGACCCACCATCCCAGCGAACTGCGCGACCTGACCCGCGAAATCCTCGATCTCGTCGACGGGAGCCGCGTCTTTACCGACATTCACATCGAGCAGGACCGCCCGATCATGATCAAGACCCCGCGCGGCTGGATCGAAGCCGAAGGCGGCCCGGTCCTGCTCGACGAGATGTCCCCGCTGCTCGCGTCGATCGACGAGCAGTGGGACGAACGCCTCGCGCACGGTGCGCTCGACCGGCCATATGTGCTGACGCGCTGCCGGCTCCGCTGCCACGTATTCCGCACATCCGGCGGCCGCAAGACGGTAATCTCGATCCGCCGCCTGCCGCTCAATCCGCTGCCGCTCGACAAGCTCGGACTGCCCGCCTACATCCGCACGATGCTCGAGAGCAGCAAGGGCATCGTGTTCGTCACCGGCCCGACGGGCTCCGGCAAGACCACCACCATCGCGTCGCTGCTCGATCACATCAACCGCACGCGCAGTTGCCACATCGTTACCATCGAGCAGCCGATCGAATACGGGCTCGAAAGCCACCAGTCGATCATTTCGCAACGCGAGGTGCCGACCGACACGCCGAGTTTTTCGACAGGCATGCGCGAAGTGCTCAGGCAGCGGCCCGACGTGATCATGGTCGGCGAGATCCGCGATCTCGAAACCGCCGAGGCGGTGCTGCAGGCCGGCGAATCCGGCCACCTCGTGTTCGCGACGATGCACACCAGCAGCGCGCTCAACACGCTCACACGCCTGCTGTCCTTCTTCCCCGCCGAACAGCGTGAACGGCATGCCAGTTCGCTTGCCAATTCGCTGATCGGGGTGATCTGCCAGAGTCTCGTGCCGAGCGAAGACGGCAATCAGCTCGTACTCGCAAGCGAACTGCTGTTCAATCACAACCAGCAGGTCAGCGCACTGCTCGTCGATCCGGCGAAAATCCATTTCCTCGCGGAATTCATTCGCCGCAAGGAAGACAACATGTCGCGCTCGCTCAACGAACACCTCGCGCAGCTCGTCGCCAAAGAAGTGATCTCCGGACGCGATGCGTTGCGCTCCACTTACCACCGCATCGAACTGCATGAATTGCTGGCGTCGTCCACGAATCGCTGA
- a CDS encoding TcpQ domain-containing protein, producing the protein MRTVIAWMAMLTALAGGWPVHARADGAPAAQNSGQVTVEGDLHEGTRVATSGANVPLRTALRLILPADFSINLPNAGAWAATPVTWQQGKPLVQTLRDALAGHPELVAQVDGDFQLVTIRYRQPFDARPAAQTMSEDIAPNAARIPGQAPAQTAAQNVPPMLAPATVAVPAPATIQAPQTAQTAQSRMMTPASPVFAASQAVAAHAAARNAAHAAAAGITGASPKPSGIASTQVAPGPTQVAQATQADRTPAPTEVADPALAPISAVAPAPPPVQQTWRIEPSDRTVRAALTRWAQDAGWQLVWEAPTDFSIDAAATVHGTFDEALQQVVSALAHSNAPVQAILYQGNKVLRIVAKGAA; encoded by the coding sequence ATGCGTACGGTCATTGCATGGATGGCGATGCTGACTGCACTGGCGGGCGGATGGCCGGTGCACGCCCGCGCGGACGGCGCGCCGGCCGCGCAGAACAGCGGCCAGGTCACGGTCGAAGGCGATTTGCATGAAGGCACGCGCGTGGCAACGAGCGGTGCGAACGTGCCGTTGCGCACCGCGCTGCGGCTGATCTTGCCGGCTGACTTCAGCATCAATTTGCCGAATGCAGGCGCATGGGCTGCTACGCCGGTTACCTGGCAGCAAGGCAAGCCGCTCGTGCAGACGCTGCGCGATGCGCTCGCCGGGCACCCTGAACTGGTTGCGCAAGTGGATGGCGATTTTCAGCTGGTGACGATCCGTTACCGGCAGCCGTTCGATGCACGGCCGGCCGCGCAAACGATGTCCGAGGACATCGCGCCGAACGCCGCACGCATACCCGGGCAGGCTCCCGCGCAAACCGCCGCGCAGAACGTGCCGCCGATGCTTGCGCCTGCAACGGTCGCCGTGCCCGCACCTGCGACGATACAGGCCCCGCAAACGGCGCAGACCGCGCAATCCCGCATGATGACGCCCGCATCGCCTGTCTTCGCCGCGTCTCAGGCGGTGGCAGCGCACGCCGCGGCACGTAACGCAGCGCACGCCGCTGCAGCGGGCATAACAGGTGCGTCCCCCAAACCATCGGGGATCGCCTCGACGCAAGTCGCTCCGGGCCCGACGCAAGTCGCACAAGCGACGCAAGCGGACCGCACGCCGGCCCCGACGGAAGTGGCGGACCCCGCGCTCGCACCGATATCGGCGGTGGCTCCTGCGCCGCCGCCCGTACAGCAAACGTGGCGCATCGAGCCGTCCGATCGCACGGTACGCGCGGCGCTGACGCGCTGGGCGCAGGACGCGGGCTGGCAGCTTGTCTGGGAAGCGCCAACCGACTTCAGCATCGACGCGGCCGCCACGGTGCACGGCACATTCGACGAGGCGCTGCAGCAGGTGGTGAGCGCGCTCGCTCATTCGAATGCGCCGGTGCAGGCCATTCTTTATCAAGGCAACAAAGTTCTTCGAATCGTCGCCAAGGGGGCAGCGTGA